TTCGCCTACGTCGGCCCGGCCCAACCCGTGCTCGCGGCGCTCGCCTCGATCGACGGTAACTATGACGCGATCTGGACCTTCGACGCACTCAGCCAATCCTGGAAGTCGTTCAACCCGCAGTCGCCGGACACCAGCGACTTTGCGGACTTCGCCCAGGGCACGGCCTACTGGATACACATGACCGCCGGCGCCACCCTGACCATCGGCCTCGCGGGTGTCGTGCCCAACCAGCAACGCCGCCTGCTGAATGGTTGGAACAACGTCGCCCAGACCGGTCCCACGGCCCCGGTGGCGGATGCGCTGGCGCCCTACGACGCGAGCTACTCCGTGATCTGGCACTGGAACGCGGCCCTGCAGAAGTGGGAGCTGTTTGATCCGGCCGCGCCCGCCGCCAGCGACTTCTCCCAGCTCACCCAGGGCCAGGCCTATTTCGTGTCCGTGACTTCGGCCTCGCCGAACCCGGCGGCGCCCACGGCGCAGAGCTGCTACGGCTTCCAGTCCTACCAGCCTCAGTCGGCCGAGGTCGCCGATGCGCTGAACCGCGCGGCACAAAACGCGTTGGCCGACGATCCCTCGTTCCGCTTGCCCGACCTGCACACGGCGCTTGACGGCGGCCCCGCGACGGTGCCGGCCTCGATCCCGCCCAGCGTGCTGCGCTCGATCGCCTGGATCGAGTCGGGCTGGCGGCAGGCAACGTTTTCGGTGCCGCGCGGCTCGCACGGCAGCACAATCACCTCACGCACCTGCGCCTACGGCCTGATGCAGGTGCTGTCCGGCATGCAGGTCTCGGGTCAGCCAACGCCGCGTCAGACACAGATCGGCACCGACTACCTGCACAACATCGACGCCGGCGCCCAGATCCTGGTCGGCAAGTGGAATATGGCGCCGGCGCAACTGCCGATTTACGGCCGGCGCGATCCGCGCATCATCGAGGACTGGTACTTCGCACTATGGGCGTATCACTGCTTCGGCGATGTCTGCGCGAAGTACAACGTGCACAACAACCCCGACGATCCGGCGCTGAAGTGGCCTCGGCCGGCGTACGGCTCGCCCGACCAGCAGAACTCGCGCGGCGCCTTCACCGCCTCCGACTACCCATACCAGGAGATTATTTTCGGTCAGATCGCCTATCCGCCCAACAGCGGCGGCACGCCCATGTGGCAGGCGATCCCGGTGCAGTTGCCGCCCCACGGCACGATCGGCTTCCCCGTGCCAAAGACGACGATCGAGGCCTCGGCCCACCTGGACAGCGGCCAGGCGCTGGCCGTGCCGACGCCAGCGCCTTCCCCAGCCCCGCCTGCTGTCTCGCCCACGCCAGCGCCGCGCCAGTTCGACGGTGAATACTTTCCGCCGATCGGCCAGTGAGGCGCGGAGCGCCCGCGAACGCCGCACCTCGTTACGGGCAGAGCACGAGCGCCGGCGTGCCGAGCGGCGCGATCGCTACGGGCACCGTGCCGGAAAAGCCCGGTGGACAGACCTGCGGCGCCACGCTGGAGGGCAGCACCGTCGCGCCCAGCGGCTGGCTGAGCGCGCCGAGAAACGAGCCGTTCGGCCCCGTTACGGCGTCGAACGCATCGGTCGGGTCGAGCACATTTTGCAGCAGCACAGCATCCACGCCGCCGATCTTCGGCAGCATCGCCAGGCCGTTGATCGTGCCGGAAGCATCGGAATAGACATAGCCCTGCTGGCCGAAGTTGTAGCAGGCGGTGCTCCCCAGGGCCGTGTTGCTCTGGCAGGCCGAGACTTCGTACGCGGCGTTCGGCCTTCCGTAGATCAGGTAGACGCTGGCGGTGGCGTCGACGAAACCCAGAGAGACGGTGCCGG
The window above is part of the Dehalococcoidia bacterium genome. Proteins encoded here:
- a CDS encoding transglycosylase SLT domain-containing protein; its protein translation is MVLVPGWNNFAYVGPAQPVLAALASIDGNYDAIWTFDALSQSWKSFNPQSPDTSDFADFAQGTAYWIHMTAGATLTIGLAGVVPNQQRRLLNGWNNVAQTGPTAPVADALAPYDASYSVIWHWNAALQKWELFDPAAPAASDFSQLTQGQAYFVSVTSASPNPAAPTAQSCYGFQSYQPQSAEVADALNRAAQNALADDPSFRLPDLHTALDGGPATVPASIPPSVLRSIAWIESGWRQATFSVPRGSHGSTITSRTCAYGLMQVLSGMQVSGQPTPRQTQIGTDYLHNIDAGAQILVGKWNMAPAQLPIYGRRDPRIIEDWYFALWAYHCFGDVCAKYNVHNNPDDPALKWPRPAYGSPDQQNSRGAFTASDYPYQEIIFGQIAYPPNSGGTPMWQAIPVQLPPHGTIGFPVPKTTIEASAHLDSGQALAVPTPAPSPAPPAVSPTPAPRQFDGEYFPPIGQ